In Thermothelomyces thermophilus ATCC 42464 chromosome 4, complete sequence, a single genomic region encodes these proteins:
- a CDS encoding glycosyltransferase family 69 protein (CAZy_ID 268057) — protein MNPDATDLPRMECPKLDSSRYKQLQETGGDQGIRYFFALDLRQCLAILPRLLGSVVEAIRFLGPEKCALSIVEGNSDDGTSEVLAALRPELEALGLLAYHFNTSPINPKKGNRIQALATLRNLALQPLLDRYYTNPKQSSPPPPPTPPPTVIFLNDVAICPEDILELAHQRRALGADMVCAMDWTYVGQDPTFYDVWVARGLTGDSFFEIPPDGSWDLAWNLFWNDPGARARLAARRPFQVFSCWNGAAAFSAAPLVDDQSSVRFRAPREGECFQGEPQLFCKDLWFHGYRKIAVVPAVNLEYSDDAGRRIKEAKGYASTWVGAPGWEDDSIEWRNDPPEGVKCIPAYDKQFFEAWNKTQPGT, from the coding sequence ATGAACCCGGACGCCACGGACCTTCCTCGCATGGAATGTCCCAAGCTGGACTCATCGCGGTACAAGCAGTTGCAGGAGACGGGCGGCGATCAGGGCATCCGGTACTTCTTCGCCCTCGACCTCCGCCAATGCCTCGCCATTCTTCCCCGCCTCCTCGGCAGCGTGGTCGAAGCAATCCGCTTCCTGGGGCCCGAAAAGTGTGCCCTCTCCATCGTCGAGGGCAACTCGGACGACGGCACGAGCGAGGTGCTGGCCGCGCTCCGCCCGGAATTGGAAGCCCTGGGGCTGCTGGCCTACCACTTCAACACGTCCCCGATAAACCCCAAAAAGGGCAACCGCATCCAGGCCCTCGCGACGCTGCGCAACCTCGCCCTGCAACCGCTGCTCGACCGCTACTACACCAATCCCAAGCAgtcttcgccgccgccaccacccaCCCCGCCGCCCACCGTCATCTTCCTCAACGACGTCGCCATCTGCCCGGAGGACATCCTGGAGCTGGCGCACCAGCGGCGCGCCCTGGGCGCCGACATGGTCTGCGCGATGGACTGGACCTACGTCGGGCAGGACCCGACCTTCTACGACGTGTGGGTGGCGCGGGGGCTGACGGGGGACTCGTTCTTCGAGATCCCGCCCGACGGCAGCTGGGACCTGGCCTGGAACCTGTTCTGGAACGACCCGGGCGCGCGGGCGCGCCTGGCCGCGCGCCGGCCCTTCCAGGTCTTCTCGTGCTGgaacggcgccgccgccttctcgGCCGCGCCGCTGGTCGACGACCAGTCTTCGGTCCGGTTCCGCGCCCCGCGCGAGGGCGAGTGCTTCCAGGGCGAGCCGCAGCTCTTCTGCAAGGACCTGTGGTTCCACGGCTACCGCAAGATCGCCGTCGTGCCCGCCGTCAACCTCGAGTACTCGGACGACGCCGGCCGGAGGATCAAGGAGGCCAAGGGCTACGCCTCCACCTGGGTCGGCGCGCCCGGGTGGGAGGACGACTCGATCGAGTGGCGCAACGACCCGCCCGAGGGCGTCAAGTGCATTCCCGCGTACGATAAGCAGTTTTTTGAGGCCTGGAACAAGACGCAGCCGGGAACATGA